The DNA region TGCCCTGAATCGGCCTGAAGAGaggtaccttggtaccttAGGTTCCCTCAGTAATGGTCCCTGGATTGACACGGACAgtgccctccctcccgtctgcTATAACTAAGGTACCCAAAGGTACCTCCTCGGAGCAGACCGGCCACCGACGCGGCAGGCCTTTGCTAACTGTTACCTAACCACCAACCGGGCCTCCCCCAAGTCCCCCTCCAGATCTCTCCCCTGGTTCCCCTTCCCCCGCAGGCGCGCCCACTAGCCCGGGCCtcgctcgtggcggcggcggctggtgccCCACGTCCAAGCACGACATCGGAGCCCGTCTTTGCTTTATCGGCTCGTCGCTGCCCCGTGGACGCCGGCGGTGCTCATCAGCAGCGTctctcaccaccaccaccaccacctgccgaaaaggaaaaagaaaaaaaaaagttgcAAAGTACGGTCCAGCAtccttcccctcctcccctcgctTCTCCCATACTACCTCATTCATCTCCACTGCTTCCCTCCCCATTGATTGAGATTTCCGACCCGCGCGAGAACAACAGCCCCGTGTCTAGACACTTGTGTCGCCGGTCCCAAGCGCGCGGCCACAAGGCGTCTCCAGCACCTCCCCGGCCGAACGACtgcgtgtgcgcgcgccCACGCGCCGTGCCCCCGACACCGCGCTCCGCGCTCcatctctccccctccccctcgccgccatggagtcgcccgtcatcgacctcgaggagccgcagcagggcggcgcgctgcagaCGGCCAAGGATCTCTTCTcgggtgccgtcggcggcgttgcgcaGGTCCTGATCGGTGAGTCTCGCGTCTCCTCCACTGGCGCATTTCGCGCCGTTGGGCTCCGGTCTGTCGGCCGTGTCGCCAACGAGCACGCGCACCCGCGGCGTCTCGCAAGCGCTCGCGAGCAGTCGCTTCCGGGAGAACAAAAAGGTCGCCCCAATGCAAGACCACCGTGCTAACCATCTGTCTCCCCAGGCCAGCCCTTTGACATCGTCAAGGTCCGCCTCCAGACGACGAACCAGTACTCGGGCGCCGTCCAggctgcctcctccatctACCGCAACGAGGGTGCGCTCGCCTTCTACAAGGGCACGCTGACGCccctcatcggcatcggcgcctgCGTCTCCATCCAGTTTGGCGCCTTCCACTCGGCGCGACGCTGGTTTGAGGAGcgcaacgccgccggcggctccaAGCGCCCCGAGCTCGGCTACGGCCAGTAtttcgccgccggggccTTCGCTGGCGTCTCCAACGCCGTCCTCTCCACCCCGATCGAGCACATTCGCATCCGCCTACAGAGCCAACCCCACGGCGCGGGACGCCTTTACTCCGGGCCGCTCGACTGCGTCCGCAAGCTCAGCGCCCACcagggcgtcctcggcggcctgtaCCGCGGGTCGGCCGTCACCGTCtaccgcgaggccgccgcctacGGCGCTTGGTTCACCGCCTTTGAGTACCTCATGAACGCCGATGCTGCCCGCAACCGCGTCGACCGCAAGGACATCCCCGGTTGGAAGATTGCCCTGtacggcggcctcgccggcgaggccctcTGGCTCTCGAGCTATCCGTTCGATGTCATCAAGAGCAAGATGCAGACGGACGGCTTCGGCGCCCAGCAAAAGTACCCGACCATGCGCAGCTGCTTCGCCGCCACCtggcgcgccgacggcatgcgCGGCTTCTGGAAGGGCATCTGGCCCACCCTCTTCAGGGCCATGCCCGTCAGCGCCGGCAcctttgccgtcgtcgagatgacgatgcgcgCCATCAACTAGGCGGTGCAGAAAGACGGGAGTTGAGGTCGGACGCAGTCAACAGCGACTTGCCAGCGAAGAACCGGGCAAAACACGTGCCGGTATGCCGTTTTCATCATTTAATGGGAGGGGTCTTCTAGACACGGGCGTGGGGATCAACCTTTATGCGCCGCCTGAGAACAGGCGGAAAAGCTTCAACAGTGAATTTGGGGGCATATGTTGTAGACATCGTATTTCGTTGGCTTACCCTGGCACATACGCCGCCTCTTCGGGACTGTATATACAAAAGGAAAAGCAGCCGTGTTTCTCTACCACCCAATGTTCTCATTGTTCTCAacgcgccgctgcaggaTATGCCGCGCGTTGAGTGGCGTCAGCGCCCCGAGTCCAAGCTCCTCCAGCACcttgcgcgccgcgtcgtTGTCGGTGAAGGCGCGGTCGCTGGCGTCCTTGAGcgtgatggcgacgcccgGCGCGACGCCTCCGTCCGCGGTGGGGTCCGCCGACGTGGGCAGGTTGAGCAGTCGCATGCCttcgcgcagcgcctccagcgccgTCGAACCACCAGGGATGTACTGATCCACGAGTGCGAAAATGGCGGTCCCGTCGTGCGCAAACTGCGCCGCACCAAGCGTCGTGAAGGACTGTTTGAACAGAACGCCGCCCCAGAGCGTGTCCTGCAGCTTGTCAAGGGCGTCATACCACACGCGTCGAAACGACGCCGTAGACAGCGCTCGGGACA from Purpureocillium takamizusanense chromosome 3, complete sequence includes:
- the YMC1 gene encoding carrier protein ymc1 (EggNog:ENOG503NVWZ~COG:C); this encodes MESPVIDLEEPQQGGALQTAKDLFSGAVGGVAQVLIGQPFDIVKVRLQTTNQYSGAVQAASSIYRNEGALAFYKGTLTPLIGIGACVSIQFGAFHSARRWFEERNAAGGSKRPELGYGQYFAAGAFAGVSNAVLSTPIEHIRIRLQSQPHGAGRLYSGPLDCVRKLSAHQGVLGGLYRGSAVTVYREAAAYGAWFTAFEYLMNADAARNRVDRKDIPGWKIALYGGLAGEALWLSSYPFDVIKSKMQTDGFGAQQKYPTMRSCFAATWRADGMRGFWKGIWPTLFRAMPVSAGTFAVVEMTMRAIN